The DNA sequence GAGGCCAAAAATACATCTCAACCAAACCTTAGCAGCTTCTTCTTGTCCGTCAGCATGACAGCATTTTCGACAGTTTTCTTCGATGGATGGTTCAGACGCGAGATTGAAAGGTTTCAATTCGTCACATGAGCTGCATAGCAAATTGACCGAAAACCCCAGATCTCTACATTGTTCGGGAGTCAGTTCAGACACAGTAAAGTGAATAAGAGCTAAGAAAAGCGAAAGGAAAGGAGAGAAATAACTCGTCAAATCCATCATGCCATCACTGCAAAAGTTTGCGCAAGACAAGTTCGGTTCactcccagggtctttcatcttcCAAATTCCAAGGAGGCTG is a window from the Acropora palmata chromosome 1, jaAcrPala1.3, whole genome shotgun sequence genome containing:
- the LOC141880792 gene encoding selenoprotein F-like translates to MKDPGSEPNLSCANFCSDGMMDLTSYFSPFLSLFLALIHFTVSELTPEQCRDLGFSVNLLCSSCDELKPFNLASEPSIEENCRKCCHADGQEEAAKRYAFGTLEVCNUKLGRFPQIHAFVRSHKPNNFPNLRINFVRGADPVLKLHDENNEVKEVLSIEKWNTDSVEEFLNERLEN